From a region of the Catalinimonas alkaloidigena genome:
- a CDS encoding energy transducer TonB: protein MASLQSNLLTHFFLIRLPRATRHPLTLSFGLLLPVAVLLPEPLLAQNLTLVENAYEKGYLQNDEKYGTWEYYDERGELELEFDHSSGEVVFAQEDPEPYVVAQGGEWVEQSLDVAPRYLGSTDLWYHNIAKTIRYPESAQAKSIKGTVYVSFEVDAEGNPHHYKVEQDIGGGCGEEVIRTLQEVTGPWVPAQLHDQPCTARFIMPVNFSVGKAAKLKPAKDPLPAARMLPEFSIVAYGSRR from the coding sequence ATGGCATCACTTCAAAGTAATCTCCTGACTCACTTTTTCTTAATCCGGCTTCCGCGCGCGACGCGCCATCCGCTCACGCTGTCGTTCGGGTTGCTTCTTCCGGTAGCGGTGCTGCTGCCGGAGCCACTTCTTGCCCAAAACCTGACGTTGGTCGAAAACGCCTACGAAAAGGGTTATTTGCAGAACGATGAAAAATACGGCACCTGGGAGTATTACGACGAACGGGGCGAGCTCGAGCTGGAGTTCGATCACTCGTCAGGAGAGGTCGTTTTTGCGCAGGAAGATCCGGAGCCGTACGTCGTAGCACAAGGCGGTGAATGGGTGGAACAGTCCCTGGACGTAGCGCCCCGGTACCTGGGCAGTACCGACCTGTGGTACCACAACATCGCGAAGACCATACGCTATCCGGAATCGGCTCAGGCCAAGTCGATCAAAGGCACCGTCTACGTGTCGTTCGAAGTCGATGCCGAAGGCAATCCGCACCACTACAAAGTGGAACAGGACATTGGCGGTGGTTGTGGAGAAGAGGTGATCCGCACCCTGCAAGAGGTCACCGGCCCCTGGGTTCCGGCGCAACTGCACGACCAGCCCTGCACGGCACGTTTCATTATGCCGGTCAACTTTTCGGTGGGCAAAGCCGCGAAGCTCAAGCCCGCCAAAGACCCGCTCCCTGCCGCCCGAATGCTTCCCGAATTTTCGATCGTCGCCTACGGATCGCGACGGTAA
- a CDS encoding energy transducer TonB, whose product MLYRILVGCLFLWHSAMMAQASDPFWLPSSLLVVSDTSQAYEVAEVQPTPQGGMEAFNKYLSKHLHVPPAYWGKEEIGCVSSFVKFIVEKDGTLSGFTPVTRGSATESPYPLLDQELIRVIRETSPWQPGRQGGQPVRVRMVVPVFIKLG is encoded by the coding sequence ATGCTGTACCGGATTCTCGTGGGTTGTCTGTTCTTATGGCACAGTGCAATGATGGCACAGGCAAGTGACCCCTTCTGGCTTCCTTCCTCACTCCTCGTGGTATCGGACACCAGCCAGGCCTACGAAGTGGCTGAGGTGCAACCGACCCCACAAGGGGGGATGGAAGCCTTTAACAAGTATCTGTCAAAACATCTCCACGTCCCGCCAGCATACTGGGGAAAAGAAGAGATAGGTTGCGTCAGCTCGTTTGTAAAATTCATCGTAGAGAAGGATGGCACCCTCTCTGGGTTTACCCCTGTCACTCGCGGATCAGCTACAGAAAGTCCATACCCTTTGCTTGATCAGGAACTGATCCGGGTGATTCGTGAAACCTCGCCGTGGCAACCTGGCCGGCAGGGCGGTCAACCCGTTCGCGTTCGGATGGTCGTACCCGTGTTCATCAAGCTGGGATAA
- the ccoS gene encoding cbb3-type cytochrome oxidase assembly protein CcoS has translation MSALFILIGVSLVVASGFLGAFLWATHAGQFDDDYTPSVRMLFDDDKPDSKPE, from the coding sequence ATGAGTGCGCTGTTTATTCTGATTGGAGTGAGTCTGGTCGTCGCCAGCGGGTTTCTGGGAGCTTTTCTGTGGGCTACCCACGCCGGCCAGTTCGACGACGACTACACCCCCTCGGTGCGCATGCTTTTCGACGACGACAAACCCGATTCAAAACCCGAATAG
- the pckA gene encoding phosphoenolpyruvate carboxykinase (ATP) translates to MEEIGKKSKRMGLESCGLTHTARAYWNLPPAQLIEMALQRGEGQLTSTGALMCDTGKFTGRSPKDRFIVKDALTADTVDWNAINQPFEADQFEVLRREMGAYLQSQEVFVRDVYAGADPAYRLKVRIINRNAYHNLFCHTMFLRPSEEELENFEPDYHVIHVPEFEANPALDGTRQANFAILNLTQKMILVGGTGYAGEIKKGIFSLLNFLLPHQHHVLSMHCAANVGTQEGDTAIFFGLSGTGKTTLSADPQRRLIGDDEHGWSENGVFNFEGGCYAKTIDLTEEREPDIFRAIRFGAILENTRFFPGTRTVDYTNVVVTPNTRTAYPINHIENVLLPSRSGHPRHIFFLVADAFGVLPPVARLNPAQAMYHFMSGYTAKVAGTEQGINEPQATFSTCFGAAFMPLPAAQYARLLGEKMEAHHTQVWLINTGWTGGPYGVGTRMKLPHTRACITAVLNGNLNEVPFSVHPVFGLQVPDACPGVPTALLNPRNTWDDPAAYDLQAERLAEKFIRNFEQYEADERILAGAPRVVSPSYED, encoded by the coding sequence ATGGAAGAAATCGGTAAAAAATCGAAGCGTATGGGCCTGGAAAGCTGTGGCCTCACGCACACAGCCCGCGCCTACTGGAACCTCCCGCCCGCCCAACTCATCGAAATGGCGCTGCAACGCGGCGAAGGACAACTCACATCGACCGGCGCGCTGATGTGCGACACCGGAAAATTTACCGGCCGTTCGCCCAAAGATCGGTTCATCGTGAAAGACGCCCTCACGGCCGACACGGTCGACTGGAACGCCATCAACCAACCGTTTGAGGCCGACCAATTCGAGGTGCTGCGTCGCGAAATGGGCGCATACCTACAAAGCCAGGAGGTGTTTGTGCGGGATGTCTACGCCGGGGCCGATCCGGCGTACCGCCTCAAGGTGCGGATCATCAACCGCAACGCCTACCACAACCTGTTCTGCCATACCATGTTTCTGCGCCCCAGCGAAGAGGAACTGGAAAATTTCGAACCTGACTACCACGTCATTCACGTGCCGGAGTTTGAGGCCAATCCCGCGCTCGACGGCACCCGCCAGGCCAACTTTGCCATTTTGAATCTGACCCAGAAGATGATTCTGGTCGGCGGCACGGGCTACGCTGGTGAAATTAAAAAAGGCATTTTTTCGCTCTTGAATTTCCTGTTGCCCCACCAGCACCACGTCCTTTCGATGCACTGCGCCGCGAACGTCGGGACGCAGGAGGGCGACACGGCCATCTTCTTCGGTCTGTCGGGCACGGGCAAAACCACGCTGTCGGCCGATCCGCAACGGCGGCTCATCGGTGACGACGAGCACGGCTGGTCCGAAAACGGCGTGTTCAACTTCGAAGGCGGATGTTATGCCAAAACCATCGACCTGACCGAAGAAAGAGAACCCGATATTTTCCGCGCCATCCGGTTCGGCGCCATCCTCGAAAACACCCGCTTTTTCCCCGGAACCCGGACCGTTGACTACACCAACGTGGTGGTGACGCCCAACACCCGGACGGCGTACCCGATCAATCACATCGAAAACGTCCTGTTGCCCTCGCGCAGCGGGCATCCCCGCCATATTTTCTTCCTGGTGGCCGACGCCTTCGGAGTGCTGCCGCCCGTCGCACGCCTGAATCCGGCGCAGGCCATGTACCACTTTATGTCGGGTTATACGGCCAAGGTGGCAGGTACGGAACAAGGCATCAACGAGCCACAAGCCACGTTTTCGACTTGCTTCGGGGCGGCGTTTATGCCCCTGCCGGCGGCGCAGTACGCCCGGTTGCTGGGCGAAAAGATGGAGGCTCATCACACGCAGGTGTGGCTGATCAACACCGGCTGGACCGGTGGCCCTTACGGTGTGGGCACCCGCATGAAACTCCCCCACACACGCGCGTGCATCACGGCCGTGCTCAATGGTAACCTGAACGAAGTCCCGTTTTCGGTCCATCCGGTGTTTGGTCTGCAGGTGCCCGACGCCTGCCCGGGGGTGCCGACGGCGTTGCTGAATCCGCGCAATACCTGGGACGATCCGGCCGCCTACGACTTGCAGGCCGAGCGGCTGGCCGAGAAATTTATCCGCAACTTCGAACAGTACGAGGCCGACGAACGCATTTTGGCGGGTGCCCCCCGGGTGGTATCGCCTTCGTACGAAGACTAA
- a CDS encoding SLC13 family permease gives MDTRSAAWHYLLDKAWPLRTKLGLFLLVTGLALLGAYMLRTPALSEAGFHTLVILLLAAGLWISEAIPAFAVGLLVIGLELLLLSFRPNDPTPLAWEQFVNPWASPVVWLLLGGFCMATAAEQTRLDQRLSAFMVSFLGPKPGMFLLGILLTTAILSMFISNTATAALMMTVIGPFVARLGPHEPFRKALPLGIALSASVGGMGTIIGSPPNAIALGYVQSIGLDISFLDWMLFGVPLGLGLVVLVWAVLRWRYAGALQTLPGLPTEAEAAAARHFSLAQLIVMGTFTVTVGLWLTSAWHGVSVAAISFLPIVVFAVTGILKSEQIRLLPWDTLMLVAGGLSLGVAIRETGLADYLVGALPLDPSGQVAFTILLLGYVTVGLSNIMSNTAAATILIPLGGTLLPEHALPVAVVISLSASAAVLLPISTPPNAIAYATGWLRQKDFTLLGLVIGLLAPPLFVWTMQLLG, from the coding sequence ATGGACACACGTTCTGCTGCGTGGCACTACCTGCTCGACAAAGCCTGGCCCCTGCGCACCAAACTGGGTTTGTTTCTTCTTGTCACGGGCTTGGCCCTTTTGGGTGCCTACATGCTGCGGACTCCGGCGCTGTCCGAAGCGGGGTTTCATACCCTGGTCATTCTGCTGCTGGCGGCCGGTCTCTGGATCAGTGAAGCCATTCCGGCCTTTGCGGTGGGGCTGCTGGTGATCGGCCTGGAGCTGCTGCTGCTGAGTTTTCGGCCCAACGACCCCACACCCCTGGCATGGGAGCAGTTTGTCAACCCGTGGGCGAGCCCGGTCGTCTGGCTGCTGCTGGGCGGATTTTGTATGGCGACGGCGGCCGAGCAAACCCGGCTTGATCAGCGGCTTTCGGCGTTTATGGTTTCGTTTTTGGGACCGAAGCCCGGCATGTTCCTGCTGGGCATTCTGCTGACCACCGCCATTCTGTCGATGTTCATCTCCAACACCGCCACGGCCGCGTTGATGATGACGGTGATCGGCCCTTTTGTGGCGCGCCTCGGTCCTCACGAGCCCTTTCGGAAGGCCCTGCCGCTGGGCATTGCGCTGTCGGCCTCGGTAGGAGGGATGGGCACCATCATCGGGAGCCCGCCGAACGCCATTGCGCTGGGATACGTGCAGTCCATTGGGCTCGACATTTCATTTCTGGACTGGATGCTGTTCGGCGTGCCGCTGGGGTTAGGGCTGGTCGTGCTGGTCTGGGCCGTTCTGCGCTGGCGTTACGCCGGGGCGTTGCAGACCTTACCCGGGCTGCCGACCGAAGCGGAGGCCGCTGCGGCGCGACATTTTTCACTGGCGCAACTGATCGTGATGGGCACGTTTACGGTGACCGTGGGGCTCTGGCTTACCTCCGCGTGGCATGGCGTCAGTGTGGCAGCCATTTCGTTTCTGCCCATCGTCGTCTTTGCCGTGACCGGCATCCTGAAAAGCGAACAAATTCGGCTCCTGCCCTGGGATACGCTGATGCTCGTCGCCGGCGGGTTGTCGCTGGGGGTGGCGATCCGGGAAACCGGCCTGGCCGACTACCTGGTCGGTGCGCTGCCCCTCGACCCGTCGGGGCAGGTAGCGTTTACGATCCTGCTGCTGGGTTACGTGACCGTCGGGTTGTCAAACATCATGAGCAACACGGCGGCGGCTACCATCCTGATTCCGCTGGGCGGCACGCTGCTGCCCGAACACGCCCTGCCCGTAGCTGTGGTGATCAGCCTCTCGGCCTCGGCGGCGGTGCTGTTGCCCATTTCCACGCCCCCGAACGCCATCGCTTATGCCACGGGTTGGCTCCGCCAGAAAGATTTTACGCTGCTGGGACTGGTCATCGGCCTGCTGGCCCCGCCGCTGTTTGTCTGGACCATGCAACTGCTGGGCTAG
- a CDS encoding cbb3-type cytochrome c oxidase N-terminal domain-containing protein encodes MSSPKTGRTSRRFRRMAFLALGAFGAGALNTLQAQDVADEAARTPVTNDELMLWLLIGLMGTVVVLVLWVAVYMLVLLQTALQRMEGPQMTPEGVVIPPKTTWTWLKERLTDAVPVERESAILLDHNYDGIRELDNHLPPWWKWGFYFSIVFAAVYVYLYHVADALPLSDEEYRQEVAVAEAQAKAYQALLASSLDETNVEATADANELEHGATLFKQNCAACHGQAGEGGVGPNLTDVYWLHGGSVGDVFATIKYGIPEKGMISWQSKLTPADIRDVASYILMLQGTDPPNAKEPQGDKYTPQESDEVATQASL; translated from the coding sequence ATGAGTAGCCCGAAAACCGGCCGAACGAGTCGTCGCTTCCGGCGGATGGCTTTCCTGGCGCTGGGCGCGTTCGGGGCCGGCGCTTTGAATACCCTGCAAGCGCAGGATGTGGCGGATGAAGCGGCCAGGACCCCGGTCACCAACGACGAACTGATGCTCTGGCTGCTGATTGGGCTGATGGGGACCGTGGTGGTGCTGGTGTTGTGGGTAGCCGTCTACATGCTGGTGCTGTTGCAAACGGCGCTGCAACGGATGGAAGGTCCGCAAATGACCCCGGAGGGCGTCGTCATCCCGCCGAAAACGACCTGGACGTGGCTGAAGGAACGTCTGACCGATGCCGTACCGGTCGAACGCGAATCGGCCATTCTGCTGGACCATAACTACGACGGCATCCGCGAACTCGACAACCACCTGCCGCCCTGGTGGAAATGGGGATTCTACTTCTCGATCGTCTTTGCGGCCGTCTACGTGTACCTCTACCACGTTGCCGACGCGCTGCCACTGTCGGACGAAGAGTACCGGCAGGAAGTGGCGGTAGCCGAAGCGCAGGCGAAAGCCTACCAGGCCCTACTGGCCAGCAGCCTCGACGAAACCAACGTAGAAGCGACTGCCGACGCCAATGAACTGGAGCACGGAGCCACCCTCTTCAAACAAAACTGTGCCGCGTGTCACGGGCAGGCCGGGGAAGGCGGCGTCGGCCCCAACCTGACGGATGTTTACTGGCTGCACGGCGGCAGTGTCGGCGATGTGTTTGCCACCATCAAGTACGGCATCCCCGAGAAGGGGATGATCTCCTGGCAGAGCAAACTGACGCCCGCCGACATCCGCGACGTCGCCAGCTACATTCTGATGTTGCAGGGAACCGATCCGCCGAACGCCAAGGAGCCACAGGGCGACAAGTATACGCCTCAGGAGTCGGACGAAGTCGCCACGCAGGCCAGTCTGTGA
- a CDS encoding universal stress protein codes for MKPLRHILVPVNFTLCAKNAVRFGRAFAEQTGATLSLLYVHDGDLPSPDERRQMTAWKEELLDEMRAPYQLHFRGGKVVQAICEVAEAYQADVLFMGTTGIHQPSMVLGSLTWQVMVEAPCPVLAIPQEARMEAIQKVGFMSDLSAIEKPQSLYPLFFLADLFSAELHIVNVKKRAAGISSEKTQAALALEHELEDIPHCFHIIEDQDLVHAARTFVQQYDIDLLAIMPRKHTDLEQLFAGKLTQQLALHLETPLLAFHEA; via the coding sequence ATGAAACCGCTTCGCCACATCCTTGTCCCCGTTAATTTCACCCTCTGTGCAAAAAATGCCGTTCGCTTCGGGCGGGCCTTTGCCGAGCAAACGGGCGCTACCCTTTCGTTGCTCTACGTACACGACGGCGATCTGCCCAGCCCCGACGAGCGGCGGCAGATGACGGCCTGGAAAGAAGAATTGCTAGACGAGATGCGCGCACCGTACCAGCTCCACTTCCGGGGGGGGAAGGTCGTCCAGGCCATTTGCGAAGTGGCTGAAGCCTACCAGGCCGACGTACTCTTTATGGGCACCACCGGCATTCACCAGCCCAGCATGGTGTTGGGCTCGTTGACGTGGCAGGTGATGGTCGAAGCGCCTTGCCCGGTGCTGGCCATTCCGCAGGAAGCCCGCATGGAAGCGATCCAGAAGGTTGGGTTTATGAGCGACCTGTCGGCCATCGAGAAACCCCAGTCGCTGTACCCGCTGTTTTTCCTGGCCGACCTGTTTTCGGCCGAGTTGCACATCGTGAACGTAAAGAAACGTGCCGCCGGCATTTCGTCCGAGAAAACGCAGGCCGCCCTGGCATTGGAACATGAACTGGAGGACATTCCGCACTGCTTCCACATCATCGAAGACCAGGATCTGGTGCATGCGGCCCGCACCTTTGTGCAGCAGTACGACATCGACCTGCTGGCGATTATGCCGCGTAAGCATACGGACCTCGAACAACTCTTTGCCGGAAAGCTGACGCAGCAACTGGCACTCCACCTCGAAACGCCCCTGCTGGCCTTTCACGAGGCCTGA
- a CDS encoding DUF4262 domain-containing protein → MKPNEVKALQDIEVYGCHILHVLAEDDSPPFCYSMGIEKCTGQPELIITGLKRELTHGIINEYNNRIKNGETFEADRYYDGFLKGFPVLFKKVDRLHYAEYFGWAQWLYGRDHFSALQLIYPTTAGVWPWEAKAIDSYLKMLPRLYRV, encoded by the coding sequence ATGAAACCTAACGAAGTGAAAGCCCTACAGGATATCGAGGTATACGGATGCCATATTCTGCACGTGCTGGCCGAGGACGACTCCCCTCCTTTTTGCTATTCGATGGGCATAGAGAAATGTACCGGTCAGCCGGAACTGATCATTACGGGCCTGAAACGGGAGCTAACCCATGGGATCATCAACGAATACAACAACCGGATCAAAAACGGCGAAACGTTTGAAGCCGACCGGTATTACGACGGATTCCTGAAAGGCTTTCCGGTACTTTTTAAAAAGGTGGATCGACTCCATTACGCTGAATACTTCGGGTGGGCGCAATGGCTTTACGGAAGGGATCACTTCAGCGCACTCCAGCTGATTTACCCTACGACCGCTGGCGTATGGCCCTGGGAGGCTAAGGCCATCGACTCTTACCTCAAAATGCTTCCCCGCTTGTATCGGGTGTAA
- the ccoG gene encoding cytochrome c oxidase accessory protein CcoG, whose translation MKPDHEQYRDSIATVDATGKRVWVYPKKPQGRLHNYRRVFSVLLLALFFAGPFITIGGQPLLLLNLFERRFVLLGQVFWPQDFYLFGLAMIIFVLFVIVFTVAYGRLFCGWACPQTVFMEMVFRKIEYLIEGDANQQRKLQAAPWTTEKLLKKGSKHFLFFLIALLFTHTVMAYLIGIEQVSAIVSSPPSAHWAGFTGLVFFTGAFYGTFAFMREQVCIAVCPYGRLQGVLLGRESIVVAYDWLRGEPRGKIRKQPPSTFAEKVVGDCVDCSLCVQVCPTGIDIRNGTQLECVNCTACIDACDGVMEKVGRPKGLIRYDSLQGIEERRHSVFTPRILGYSAVLVVLLGLFSYLLFSRTDVATTVLRVPGMLYQEQPHNRISNLYNIQFVNKTFEPMALDVRLKAPEGGSLRRVGDEALTLPPGEMVEGVYFIELPRSDLQARKTKITLQIFRQDELIDEIETSFMGPAK comes from the coding sequence GTGAAACCTGACCACGAACAATACCGCGATTCCATTGCCACGGTCGATGCCACCGGCAAGCGGGTCTGGGTCTATCCGAAAAAGCCACAGGGGCGGTTGCACAACTACCGCAGGGTGTTCAGTGTGCTGTTGTTGGCGCTCTTTTTTGCAGGGCCGTTCATCACGATCGGCGGCCAGCCGCTGTTGTTGCTGAACCTGTTCGAGCGGCGGTTTGTGCTGCTGGGGCAGGTCTTCTGGCCACAGGATTTTTACCTGTTCGGGCTGGCGATGATCATCTTCGTGTTATTCGTCATCGTGTTCACGGTGGCCTACGGGCGGCTGTTTTGCGGCTGGGCCTGTCCGCAGACGGTGTTTATGGAGATGGTCTTTCGGAAGATCGAGTACCTGATCGAAGGCGACGCCAACCAGCAGCGGAAACTTCAGGCTGCCCCCTGGACGACTGAAAAGCTCCTGAAAAAAGGGTCGAAGCATTTCCTGTTTTTCCTGATTGCTTTGCTCTTCACGCACACGGTGATGGCCTACCTGATCGGAATCGAGCAGGTTTCTGCCATTGTCTCTTCGCCGCCCAGCGCCCACTGGGCCGGGTTTACAGGTCTGGTATTTTTTACCGGCGCGTTCTACGGCACGTTTGCGTTTATGCGCGAGCAGGTCTGCATTGCGGTCTGTCCCTACGGTCGCTTGCAGGGCGTCTTGCTGGGGCGGGAGTCCATCGTGGTGGCTTACGACTGGCTGCGGGGCGAACCGCGGGGGAAAATCCGGAAACAGCCGCCGTCGACGTTTGCCGAAAAGGTAGTGGGCGATTGTGTCGACTGTAGCCTGTGTGTGCAGGTCTGCCCGACGGGCATCGACATCCGGAACGGCACGCAACTGGAGTGCGTCAACTGCACCGCCTGCATCGACGCGTGCGACGGCGTGATGGAAAAGGTCGGCCGCCCCAAAGGTTTGATCCGGTACGATTCGTTGCAGGGCATCGAGGAGCGCCGCCACTCCGTGTTTACGCCGCGCATTTTGGGCTACTCCGCCGTGTTGGTCGTGCTGCTGGGCCTGTTCAGTTACCTGCTGTTCAGCCGTACTGACGTAGCTACCACCGTGCTGCGCGTGCCCGGCATGCTGTACCAGGAACAGCCCCACAACCGCATCAGCAACCTTTACAACATTCAGTTTGTCAACAAAACGTTTGAGCCGATGGCGCTCGACGTGCGGCTGAAGGCACCCGAGGGCGGCTCGCTGCGTCGGGTAGGGGACGAAGCCCTGACGCTGCCGCCCGGCGAGATGGTGGAAGGCGTGTACTTTATCGAATTGCCGCGCTCAGATTTGCAGGCGCGCAAAACCAAGATCACCCTCCAGATTTTCCGTCAGGACGAACTAATCGACGAGATCGAAACCAGTTTCATGGGCCCCGCGAAGTAG
- the ccoN gene encoding cytochrome-c oxidase, cbb3-type subunit I, with protein MESSTVVAPGGALDPALAGRLETFRYDNKIVKFFAIATVVWGIVGMLVGLTAAIQLFYPDLNLGIPYTTFGRIRPLHTNAVIFAFVGNALFCGIYYSMQRLLKTRMFSDALSWLHFWGWQAIIVAAALTLVMGYTTSKEYAELEWPIDIAITLIWVVFGINMIGTILRRRERHMYVAIWFYLATFITVAVLHVVNSFELPVTFMKSYSWYAGVQDALVQWWYGHNAVAFFLTTPFLGLMYYFLPKAAQRPVYSYKLSIIHFWALIFIYIWAGPHHLLYTALPDWAQTLGVVFSIMLIAPSWGGMLNGLLTLRGAWDRVREDPVLKFMVVAVTAYGMATFEGPMLSLKNVNAIAHFTDWIVAHVHVGGLGWNGFMTFGMLYWLVPRMWKTPLYSKSLANFHFWIGTLGIVFYALPMYWAGFTQSLMWKQFTEAGFLQYPNFLETVTQIKPLYMMRAGGGALYIVGVLVMAYNLMKTAAQGQFQSEEEAQAPALVPLQTRPKGEYWHHVLERMPVTFTVLTLVAILIGGMIEMIPTFLVKSNVPTIASVQPYTALELHGRDIYIREGCNNCHSQMVRPFRSETERYGEYSKAGEFVYDHPFLWGSKRTGPDLHRVGGKYPDSWHYHHMLDPNTMSPGSLMPRYPWLLDDPIDTTLTAGKISAMRTLGVPYGEGYEAQANGDLSQQADGIAASLKSAGIETASDKEIVALIAYLQRLGTDIKGDRGD; from the coding sequence ATGGAATCATCTACCGTAGTAGCCCCGGGAGGCGCCCTCGACCCCGCCCTCGCCGGAAGGCTCGAAACGTTCCGCTACGACAACAAGATCGTCAAGTTCTTCGCCATCGCAACGGTGGTCTGGGGCATTGTGGGCATGCTGGTGGGGCTGACCGCCGCCATCCAGTTGTTTTACCCCGACCTCAACCTGGGCATTCCCTACACCACCTTCGGGCGCATCCGGCCGCTGCACACCAACGCGGTCATTTTCGCCTTTGTGGGCAACGCGCTGTTTTGTGGTATTTACTATTCGATGCAGCGCCTGCTGAAAACCCGCATGTTTTCCGATGCGCTGAGCTGGCTTCACTTCTGGGGCTGGCAGGCGATCATCGTGGCAGCGGCGCTGACGCTGGTGATGGGGTACACCACCTCGAAAGAATACGCCGAACTGGAATGGCCCATCGACATCGCCATCACGCTGATCTGGGTCGTGTTCGGCATCAACATGATCGGGACGATTCTCCGCCGCCGCGAGCGCCACATGTACGTGGCCATCTGGTTCTACCTCGCAACGTTCATTACGGTGGCGGTGCTGCACGTGGTCAACTCCTTCGAATTGCCCGTTACGTTTATGAAGAGCTACTCCTGGTACGCCGGGGTGCAGGACGCGCTGGTGCAGTGGTGGTACGGTCACAACGCGGTTGCCTTCTTCCTGACCACCCCGTTTCTGGGCCTGATGTACTACTTCCTGCCCAAGGCCGCGCAGCGTCCGGTCTATTCCTACAAACTCTCGATTATTCACTTCTGGGCGCTGATTTTCATCTACATCTGGGCGGGTCCCCACCATCTGCTTTACACCGCCCTGCCCGACTGGGCACAAACCCTGGGTGTGGTCTTCTCGATTATGCTGATCGCGCCGTCGTGGGGCGGGATGCTGAATGGCCTGCTGACCCTGCGGGGGGCCTGGGACCGTGTGCGCGAAGATCCGGTGCTGAAGTTTATGGTGGTGGCCGTGACGGCCTACGGGATGGCGACGTTCGAAGGGCCGATGCTGTCGCTCAAAAACGTGAACGCCATCGCGCACTTCACCGACTGGATCGTGGCGCACGTGCACGTCGGCGGGCTGGGCTGGAACGGCTTTATGACGTTCGGGATGCTCTACTGGCTGGTCCCGAGAATGTGGAAGACGCCGCTGTATTCGAAGTCGCTAGCAAACTTCCACTTCTGGATCGGTACGCTGGGTATCGTGTTCTACGCCCTGCCGATGTATTGGGCCGGGTTTACACAAAGCCTGATGTGGAAGCAGTTTACCGAAGCGGGCTTCCTGCAATACCCCAACTTCCTGGAGACCGTCACGCAGATCAAACCGCTTTACATGATGCGGGCGGGTGGCGGTGCCCTCTACATCGTCGGCGTGCTGGTGATGGCCTACAACCTGATGAAAACCGCGGCGCAGGGTCAGTTCCAGAGCGAAGAAGAAGCGCAGGCACCGGCCCTCGTGCCGCTGCAAACCCGGCCGAAAGGCGAATACTGGCACCACGTGCTGGAGCGCATGCCCGTCACGTTCACCGTGCTGACGCTGGTGGCCATTCTGATCGGGGGGATGATCGAGATGATCCCGACCTTCCTGGTCAAGTCCAACGTGCCGACCATCGCTTCGGTGCAGCCCTACACGGCGCTGGAACTGCACGGCCGCGACATCTACATCCGCGAGGGCTGCAACAACTGTCACTCGCAGATGGTCCGCCCGTTCCGCTCCGAGACCGAACGCTACGGCGAATACTCCAAAGCCGGGGAGTTTGTCTACGACCACCCGTTCCTGTGGGGCTCGAAACGCACGGGGCCAGACCTGCACCGCGTCGGCGGGAAATACCCGGATTCGTGGCACTACCATCACATGCTGGACCCCAACACCATGTCGCCGGGCTCGCTGATGCCGCGCTACCCGTGGTTGCTCGACGACCCCATCGATACGACGCTGACGGCGGGTAAAATCTCTGCGATGCGTACGCTGGGTGTGCCTTACGGCGAAGGCTACGAAGCACAGGCCAACGGCGACCTGTCGCAACAAGCCGACGGCATCGCGGCGAGTCTGAAAAGCGCCGGCATCGAAACGGCGTCCGACAAAGAAATCGTCGCGCTGATCGCGTACCTGCAACGCCTCGGCACGGACATCAAAGGGGACCGTGGCGATTGA
- a CDS encoding cytochrome C oxidase Cbb3 — protein MKFTYYLERVADVEIWPIVSLTIFFIFFVCLLIWVLRADQGYIAHMADLPVADGNQEVVPGKEVRHE, from the coding sequence ATGAAATTTACATACTACCTGGAGCGTGTGGCCGACGTGGAAATCTGGCCCATCGTTTCCCTCACCATCTTCTTCATTTTCTTTGTCTGTCTGCTGATCTGGGTCCTGCGTGCCGACCAGGGCTACATCGCCCACATGGCCGACTTGCCCGTGGCAGACGGAAACCAGGAAGTGGTGCCCGGAAAGGAGGTGCGCCATGAGTAG